ACCAAGATACAAATCTGGACAGCAAACAATACGGTAGCACAGAACTGGAAATTAGTACAACAATAAAAAAATTACGGACCAAAGCGAGTGATTTTAATGAAGATATATCACTCGCCTGGTCCGTAATTCGTCATTGTATTCCTGATGCTTAATTCTCCAGATTCAGAATTTCTATTTTCCTGAAGTCCACCGGCTGGCCTTCGCTTTGCAGGGCTATATAACCTTTCGATAACAATTTGCCATCTATTTTAATGGCGGGATCATAGTTATTTACAACACCACCGCCAATCTGAGGCTTGGAGTACTGCAGAACAGTATCGCCATTGATGATATGAGTGACGAGGGAATCGCCGAGTACGATGAGCTCACCTTTTACCCATTGATCGCCGTCGTAAGTTTTTGAGCTGGATTGAATACAATGATCGGGTTCCAGCCGGCCTTTGTAAACAACGTTTGTACCAGGGGAACACATGTTTCCGGTAGGACGGGGTTTGCCATCGCCGAGGCCACCGAGCAGCTGCATCTCCACGGAAATGGGCCAGTCCTGCTCTTTAGGCATGGTATGTGGATCCTGGGAATGAAACATCACGCCACTGTTCAGCAGCGTGTATTCGGGAGCGGTAGGCTCCCATTTGCCCACGAAGCGGTATTCGAACTTCAGGTGATAGTGGGAATAAGGTTGTTTGTAATAGAGATGTCCGAACTGCTCATTGAATTTGCCGCCGTATTGGTCGTACCGCACTTTGATGATGCTGTCTTCCACCCGGAAAGTATTCCCGAAATTATCGCCCACATCATGATGATGAATCTTCACGATCCAGTCGTTGATATCCTTGCCATTAAACAGCGATACCCATTGCTGCTGGTGCCGGGGTGCCTCCCCGCAAGCTGAGAAAAGAACCGCAGCAAGTACAGTCTTGAAAAGTTTGTTCACTTTGAAATAGTTTTTCATAACGCAGAGAATTAACCGGCTACAAAATAGGTTTTTAAGATTAAGATCAAAAGGATTTATATCAGAACCATCACCTATTATCCCTGATATTTTTCGAGCCAGGAAAATTACACTACGCCTGAGCCGGCTCCTTTTCCGTAAAGGATTTCTTATTTTAGATGCTGACCATTAACTGATACAGTATAACCATATCAACACCTGATAAGCACACCTATATGTTTTAACACCATATCCATTATTAACTTAAACCACATCAAAATGAAAAACCTATCTATTGTAGTTTTGCTGACCCTCGTGTCGCTAACCGCATGCGTAAAGGATCCTTCCTCCAACAATCCTCCGGGTGGCAATGAAAAAAAATATCCGGTAAGCCTGTCGGTAAATGCATGGGCACAGTCGCACGGCGACATGTACGCCCGCAAGCTTTCAACGGAGTCTGTTTTCGCCAGAGAAATCGACAGTTTACGCGGAAAGATCGGCTACCTGTTGTATCGTGTATGGGACGCCAACACGCAGAAAGGCATCAGGAGCATTTACCAGGATATCCGGCGTGATACCGGTTTCGGTCATATCCTCGATACATTGCCGGCAGGAAGATATATTATTACCCTGCTTGCCTCGAGAGATTCCGTATTCCCGGCAACCGCTACGCTGGCGTTCCGTGATCAGAACGGAGCCACGGATATATTTTACAAAAAAATGGAACTCAGTGTAACCGGTCCCGTTAGTCAGGCGGCCAACCTCGACAGAGTTATTTCTAAAGTGCACGTTACTATAAAAGACAGAATTCCTTACGATGCATCTAAATTCAGCTTCAGTTATGGTTATGAAACAATGTCAGCACATTTTGATATATTAATGGGCCAGGCAACCAATGGCAGCATGATGCCCTGGTACGATACCAAAACAATCCCCATCCCGGATTCACTGAAGGGGACCAGTAATTTTCAATTTGATGTCTACCAATTGAATAACGGTACTGTTACCACAACTATTGATATTGGATGTTTAGACTCAACTGGCAAAGGAATAGCCGCAAAGGGCATACAAAGTGTAATACTTAACCGGAACCAGGTTACTTACCTGAGTGGTAATCTGTTCACTAATTATCCCGGAGGAAGCGATGGCGTCTCCGTAGGTGTAAACGACCAATGGATAAAGGATAGCGTAAAAGTAAATTTCTGACGGTCAACTCAGTGATTGAAAATACCAGCAGGGCTTCCGGTTGGTGTTCCGGAAGCCGCTGGTATAAATATTACTTTACAGGTATTTCCCGAAGTATATGCAACAGATAATTATAGAAGCGCTCTACAGATGATATCTGCACGGTTTCATCAGGTGAATGGGCGCCATGAATAGTGGGGCCAAATGAGATCATATCCAGTTTGCCATTGAAGTGTGCACCCAGTATACCACATTCCAATCCGGCATGTACCGCACCTACTTTAGGTGTATGCGGGAAATGATCCTTGTAAAGCGCCAGCATTTGTTTCAGGATAGCGGAATCCGCGTCGGGCTTCCAGCCGGGGTATTCACCGCTTTGTTCTACCTCACAGCCCATATTTTCGAATGCCGCACTCACTGCATTGGCTACATCTTCTTTGGTAGAATCAACACTGCTGCGCTGCAGGGATTGCGTAATAAAGGATCCCTCTTTTACCACTACCTTCGCCAGATTAGTAGATGCTTCCACGAGTCCGGGTATATCCGGGCTCATTCTGAAAACGCCATTGGGCGCGGCATAAACAGCCCTCAGCATTTTCCGGAAGAACGAAGCTTCCATCACCAGCGCAGGATTTGCGGCGGGCTTGCATTCCATTTTGAATCCGGGTTCAATACTTTTGTACTCCTCTCTCATCACTTCTCCAAACGATTTTACGAAAGCCGTAAACGCAGGTGCTTCCGACGCGGAAACCGCCAGCAATGCGGTGGATTCGCGGGGAATGGCGTTGCGCAAACTTCCACCTTCAAGACTTGCAAGCTGAATACCAAATGCGTCGCTGGCCTTAAACAGAAAGCGGTTCATCAGTTTATTTGCATTTGCCCTGCCCTTATTAATATCCATACCAGAATGGCCTCCCATCAATCCTCTGACAGTTATAGCAAACGAAACAATATCAGCCGCAGGAGCTACCTGATTGTAAGTAGCGCTGGTATTGGTATCCAGACCGCCGGCGCATCCTATGGTCAGCTCCTCTTCTTCCTCGGTATCGAGGTTCAACAGTATGGTACCGGTAAATTGAGAGGCATCCAGCTGCTTGGCGCCGGTCATCCCGGTTTCTTCGTCGATGGTGAACATGGCTTCCAGTTGTGGATGCACAGCTGCTTTATCGGCCAGTATCGACATAATTGTGGCCACCCCGATACCATTGTCGGCGCCCAGCGTAGTGCCGCGGGCTTTTACCCAATCGCCATCTACATACATATCAATACCCTGTGTATCGAAATCGAAAACGGAATCGCTGTTTTTCTGATGAACCATGTCGAGATGCGATTGCAGGATCACCGTTTGCCGGTTTTCCATACCGGGAGAAGCGGGTTTGCGTATCATCACATTTCCTACGGCGTCCCTATGGGTTTCCAGGCCCAGGCTTTTACCGAAATCTTCTATGAAGGCAATTACCCTCGCTTCCTTTTTAGACGCCCTGGGAATGGCATTCAGTCGCGAGAAATTCTCCCATAAGTGTTTTGGTCGTAGATCTTTTAGTTCCATTCGTTTTACAAGTTATAGGCCGAAGGTAATTTTTTTAATGTATTTTGAACTGTAATAATCCAACCCTATGTCTTTTTTTAAGAAAATATTCGGAAGAAAAAAAACACCGGTAGCTACCGGTCAAGAGCCTGTGCCTGAGCCAATATGGATTCAGGCCGACAGTAATCCATGGAAAGTTCAGGTGCTGGATATACGCCCGGTCACTGATGGAATGCTATCGTTCTCAAAGGAAAAGGAGCACGCGGAAAATGCCATGTCTTACAGTGATGAAGATGGCTCTTCTTTCGAAGGCATACTTCCGGCTGAAGCCAGAAGCTTTGATATCAATATCCGTTTCAACACAGCCGGTATATTACCTGACGGCGTGATGTTTCTACCTACTGCCATGGAAGATAAGTGGGCGATTTTTTTGCACCGCGATAAGATCATTTTTGTACGCAGCTGGCTCCGGGATGTTTTCGCGATAGCAGATGTGGTGAAAGAACCCGATAATTTATACATCACTCGTATCACTGGTAGTTTCCCGGAAGATATGCAGCTGGATGATGTCACGGCTATGCTGCGTTTTCTGCTTATTTCCCATGTGATCGGCGAAACCTGTCCGGCTCCTGTGTCCCGGGAAATGGCGGAACATCCTATCCAGGCGGCCAATACAGCATTCTCTCTTTATGGCCGGCATGCCACTATAGCTGTTTTCAGCGCTTACCAGGCACAAACCAATACACCGTTGCGCACAAATACGCTCCTGCATATAGCAACAGCCCGGGGAGATATTGATGGTATCCGCCAACAACTGGCTGCAGGAATTCCTGTGGATTGCCCGGGTACTGATGGTATGGCGCCGATGTACTGGGCGCTGGTGCAGAACAATACCGACGTATTCCGGGAATTGCTGCTAAATGGGGCCGATATAGACACGAGGACCGGCGAAGGCAGCACTCCCCTGATGCATGCAGTACAACGCAAAAATGCCGGGCATGTAGCGTACCTGATAGCGTCAGGCGCGAATATAAATGCCATGGATAACCGGGGCTTTACCGCACTGCATAGGGCAGCCGAAATGGGATTGGTAAACATCGTCAGGCTACTGTTGGAAAAAGGAGCTGATAAAAATATTGTGGCACAGGGTGAAACAGCCATGTCACTCGCTGCTAAACGTAACGAAGAAGAAGTACAGCAACTTTTAAATTAATTTCGGAAGATATATAACGCAGCCGTTTACACGCTGATTACGTTCTATTTAGCGTATATTCTATACCTTTACCGGTATAAAGCATATCCGTATGCAATTGCAGGAAGCTATTTCACTGATAACATATGAGCAGCCGGCCAATGCAGCGCCACAGACCTGGGCGGACCTTGGTTGCGGCAGCGGACTGTTTACATACGCGCTGGCCCACCAGTTGCCGGTACACAGTACCGTATATGCCATTGATAAAACCAAATCGGTACTGGAGGCACATCCTAATCCCCGGCATGTAACCATACACCAGCAGCACCTGGATTTTGCAAAAAATGAGTTACACCTGCAGGACCTGGATGGTATCTTAATGGCTAATTCCCTGCACTATGTGGATCATAAAGTAAGACTAATCAACCGGCTTAAAGCAGCACTCAAAGAAAACGGTATCTTCCTGATTGTGGAATATGAAAGCCGCGCTGCCAATCCCTGGGTGCCCTACCCGGTTACAGAAGCCGCACTTAAAGATATGTTCAGGGAAGCCGGGTTTAACGATTTCCTGCACCTGGGTCAGCGGCCGTCTGTTTTTGGCGCCGGTGACATGTATGCAATGATTGCCCGGCAAAAATGACGCTGATAACTACTTCTTCCCTATTCTCATTAGCCAGCGCGCAAATGCACCTATTTTCCTCACACGACAGTTATGAAAAGAAGTCATTAACCAACGGCCGTCTGGTTGCTTTTCCCACACTGTAGTATTGATCGACTGGCGGCTTTGCGGAGCCTGTTTCTGCCAGCGGAAACGAATGGCGCCATGTGCAATTACTATAGCCACGTTGTTGTCCAGGAACCTGATGTCGTCGATGGAGCCTTCCAGATGGGCGCCCCGGAACATAAAATTATCCATCAGCTCTTCATGCACCTGTATATATTCATTTCTTCCTCTCAATAACATACCATTAAAGGTAACGTACGTGCAGTCGGGAGTCAGGTAATCA
The genomic region above belongs to Chitinophaga sp. 180180018-3 and contains:
- a CDS encoding DUF1080 domain-containing protein, translated to MKNYFKVNKLFKTVLAAVLFSACGEAPRHQQQWVSLFNGKDINDWIVKIHHHDVGDNFGNTFRVEDSIIKVRYDQYGGKFNEQFGHLYYKQPYSHYHLKFEYRFVGKWEPTAPEYTLLNSGVMFHSQDPHTMPKEQDWPISVEMQLLGGLGDGKPRPTGNMCSPGTNVVYKGRLEPDHCIQSSSKTYDGDQWVKGELIVLGDSLVTHIINGDTVLQYSKPQIGGGVVNNYDPAIKIDGKLLSKGYIALQSEGQPVDFRKIEILNLEN
- a CDS encoding aminoacyl-histidine dipeptidase yields the protein MELKDLRPKHLWENFSRLNAIPRASKKEARVIAFIEDFGKSLGLETHRDAVGNVMIRKPASPGMENRQTVILQSHLDMVHQKNSDSVFDFDTQGIDMYVDGDWVKARGTTLGADNGIGVATIMSILADKAAVHPQLEAMFTIDEETGMTGAKQLDASQFTGTILLNLDTEEEEELTIGCAGGLDTNTSATYNQVAPAADIVSFAITVRGLMGGHSGMDINKGRANANKLMNRFLFKASDAFGIQLASLEGGSLRNAIPRESTALLAVSASEAPAFTAFVKSFGEVMREEYKSIEPGFKMECKPAANPALVMEASFFRKMLRAVYAAPNGVFRMSPDIPGLVEASTNLAKVVVKEGSFITQSLQRSSVDSTKEDVANAVSAAFENMGCEVEQSGEYPGWKPDADSAILKQMLALYKDHFPHTPKVGAVHAGLECGILGAHFNGKLDMISFGPTIHGAHSPDETVQISSVERFYNYLLHILREIPVK
- a CDS encoding ankyrin repeat domain-containing protein; amino-acid sequence: MSFFKKIFGRKKTPVATGQEPVPEPIWIQADSNPWKVQVLDIRPVTDGMLSFSKEKEHAENAMSYSDEDGSSFEGILPAEARSFDINIRFNTAGILPDGVMFLPTAMEDKWAIFLHRDKIIFVRSWLRDVFAIADVVKEPDNLYITRITGSFPEDMQLDDVTAMLRFLLISHVIGETCPAPVSREMAEHPIQAANTAFSLYGRHATIAVFSAYQAQTNTPLRTNTLLHIATARGDIDGIRQQLAAGIPVDCPGTDGMAPMYWALVQNNTDVFRELLLNGADIDTRTGEGSTPLMHAVQRKNAGHVAYLIASGANINAMDNRGFTALHRAAEMGLVNIVRLLLEKGADKNIVAQGETAMSLAAKRNEEEVQQLLN
- a CDS encoding class I SAM-dependent methyltransferase: MQLQEAISLITYEQPANAAPQTWADLGCGSGLFTYALAHQLPVHSTVYAIDKTKSVLEAHPNPRHVTIHQQHLDFAKNELHLQDLDGILMANSLHYVDHKVRLINRLKAALKENGIFLIVEYESRAANPWVPYPVTEAALKDMFREAGFNDFLHLGQRPSVFGAGDMYAMIARQK
- a CDS encoding SgcJ/EcaC family oxidoreductase gives rise to the protein MNTQLASNAIREANNAVCSAFETLDFRAAADYLTPDCTYVTFNGMLLRGRNEYIQVHEELMDNFMFRGAHLEGSIDDIRFLDNNVAIVIAHGAIRFRWQKQAPQSRQSINTTVWEKQPDGRWLMTSFHNCRVRKIGAFARWLMRIGKK